The Hydractinia symbiolongicarpus strain clone_291-10 chromosome 2, HSymV2.1, whole genome shotgun sequence genomic sequence AATTTCAGACCAAAATCGCTGAATTAGTGCTCACTAAAATTTGTACAAATACGTTGGAAGTTTTTTGTCATAACAATTTCAGATTtgtcaaagaaaataaagataatgTAAATCTGTTCACAAAGGAGAAAACTTTTCTTACATATTGCAACATTATTATGTCTTGcattttgcaacaaaatttgggaTTTGGGCAAAAACAGCAATAATTATTTGATTCCACTTTTTTGGATGAAGCAACAAATAAAGAGCAAAAAAATTACCATGTTTATATAGACAAACAACTTTAGAGTCTAATaaaatttctatattttgttgacaaaaaatgtaaatgacATCAGAATGTTTGTTGCTTTAAAATGGTTGGATGATGATAACAATTGCATGAAAATAGCGTGGTAAAACTTGTTTATTTAATCTAAGCTCTATATTAAAAACATGTATATTTTTGAATGTATAGAActtgtgttatttttatattgtgATCATGTATCTAGATTAGAAAAGATATTCAGCCTTTGACTAAACAAATCATGATTTGTTATTCTGCACATTTAAACATTGAAGAAAATGGGAAGAAATATTGGCACTTCCACttataaaatttgaaagaaCATAATTTGCTTATATAGTTTTTGTGATGAGGCACATGTATGGTTAAATTTTGatacatttttcaaatttttcagaTGGCCAATTTAATGTTTTAAACTTACCAAATTGTATGAGCAATTATTTTCATCACCAGCCCCTAACACTGCAATAGCATCCTCTTCCTGTTTTAGTTTCTCATTAACTGCATCCTGAATCGTAATGACTTCTTCCTCACAATCATTATCAATGGCTgacattatatttattttttttaactaagaaTAAGAGGCATAGGTGTTTACTTGGCTAATAACAGTTTCTATTTCCCAtctatttgttaatttttggacaagaGGACAAGATTTTTTGAACAACATACTTAtaatgcagtctaataaatgcagTCAAACTTagcagttttaaaaattgttcaaagTATATTTTCTGTTGGCAACAGAACTAGTTCTGCTGATAATCTGCTGAAAAAAACACGATAAAAAACACAGGTTTGTACAATCACTatctatttaaataatttatacaAGGTTATATTTCCAAAAGCATGTTATTTAATTCCTAACCATGGTAAACTAAAAACGGaacatatatatattgaaatattaaagCTGAAACCAAATAGAAATATATGCTACAAAAGGGTGTATATCATTATTAGTTGCACTGTCAGATTAGTGGACTCATGCTGATTTGTTAATAAAACAATTGCGTTACATCAATTTTCATTTTGCTGTCCTTCATCATTATCACCCCCTTGTTCCATGTCATCTCGAATGTCATCATCAATCTTTGGTGCCAAGAAATATCTGATATGGCCACAGTCACCAATTTTGTATTCAACAACAAGTGGAACGTCTTGACAAATTGACAAAGCTACACTCTTTGAAAGTGATTGAGCCTAAAGGTGAAacaattattattttgaaacaaaaagcAATACTACTCTGTAATACAAGTACTGTAGCTAGCTCtgcacaaaacaaaacatagaaccaaatattattgaaattacCTTAGAAAACAGGATAAGAAATCGCATTGCATATGTTTGTGTTACAGCTTCGTTTAATTCGATTGAAACTTCTTCATCTTCTTTTGAATCAACTGAAGAACTTTGTCGAAGAGTAATGCTTCCGTTACCAGTCTCGCCACTACACGAAAATCGGATACCATCTTTCGTAGCAGCAATGGTAACAGTGTCCCCAAACTGACTAAGATCGCGACAGATTCTAGAGAACTCATGAGATGGCAGTCTAATTATAGCATCGTATTCTTGGTCAGGAATTCCAAGATGTTCGCTATCAATATCCATAACTTTCATTTCAAACTTTGATACACGCTCCTGATTTGGTTTTTCATAGACAAACGAAACCGTATCTGCATTGTCTTCAGCTCGAACAGTGATTGATTCATCATTGCCTGCGCACTTTAATATTTTGGACAAAGTTACGCAGTTCATTCCTAATGTTAAATTGCGATCACATCTGTAAGGGTCAAACGAGTCTGCTTTTAACAGGACTGAGCACAGACAAACGTGACTACTGTCCATAGCTTGACAGCTTATTCCTGCTGCTGTACAATCAAAATTTACATCAGTGAATAAATCTTTCATTGATTCTATCAGTTTTTTTAAAGGTGTGCCATCTTCAAGTTTTGCCTCAAACATTTTGACTTGGATTTATGTaaagttgtttaaaatttgtttggatGTAAAATGAAGACAGCTTGAGATAACAAACCACTAGTCTTACCAAGTTCCTCGCCCGAATGAAAAAATTTCCCGCGCgcgcaaaaaaaacattgttccgCACACAATCGTTTGCCTCTAATTTGGGTCTCCCTCGTAGTTATGctataaaaatgtttcataCTAGAAGGACAAAGAATGATTCATGTAAAATGGACAGTTAAAGATAAAGTTGTGTACAAAATCCCAGAGGCGcgttgaaacaaaaaatttgaacTATAATAATTGTGATTTTATGAATAAGTTCCCAGTAGGAGAGATAATTGTACTCGATGTCTCAGTTCAAAATGGGCTTTTGACACTCATGGCTCAAAGTCCGGAATTGTTGGTAGTGCATTCCAAAACGAAACCaagtttaaatcttttttattctgAAGTGAAGTCCAGtgattatttgttttaaaatgtacAAACGATGCAAGGCTGGGAGCATTAAATGTCTGTATGTGTACCGTCAAGATCACGTTAGAAAATTTAGAGTTGCGTGAAGTTTGACTTTTACAGTACACAGAGCAGgggaaaaacatttaaatatgaTGTTACAGTATAAAAAAACGACACCTCCTAATTAGTTGTCAATCACATCCTACTTAAGCGGTAATGTAAATGTAACCTAATCGCTTATGTAAAGGTAACCTAGTTAGATAATGTTAAACttggtaataatttttttgcatagaTAATTCAATAGGGgcattgaaaaatttttttcaggcCCGTTATCAGGATATTGCCGCTAAGATTCAGACCTCTTTTAGCGGATTATTGTCCGTGAAATACACACATTCAGATAAATATTGGAAGCTCAGGGCATGTTTTGTTGATAAAAGAAATCGGAATTGATAACAAGAGGAATTATACTCACGAACGAcgaagaattttcaggccacaaacaaattttgaaatttctcaatccATAGCggacttttttttcaaacttcagaCCCCCTTTCcccttagcggcgatatcccgctaacagggcctgaaaaaaaatttcgaaGGCCCCTTAATATAATAATTCTGCaaataaattataaagaaaGCATGATTGTTTACTGCTTTAGCAGAAGTAATTGAACCCACTGTTTTTGTATAGAATGTGTTGTTTAAGTTTGCAGCTTGCTCTCtattatgttttaaataaaaataatttatatatcAAAAGTGAGGTTTAACAATATTTCCCTGTATTAACATAACACAGCCTAGATTGTGTGAAgctcaacttttaaaaatttaaaaatgcttgCTAATTGCACTGCTGTAGGTTTTGAGATTCAAACCTCATTCCCAAAGccttttgtctttttttcatGTCTGAAAAtcgatgttgccgggagttgtctagtagagcgcgggccctaattgggtcggCGTAGCTTaaaaagagcattaaatactctaggaatctccatctaagccatggcccctcctggaaataatagacagggtatatccctgcacatctatctatctaaggaCATTTTATTGGCTAAAATTAAGCATGAAAATATTGGTTTTGACACAAGAAAGTTGTAATAGATCATGTAAAGGTGGGGTTCTGTAGGAGTAGCAACATTTTGGCTTGAAATATGATATGTCATCTGCTTCTTTTGAAGAAAGACTGCAATTAAAAGAGAGGAAAAAATGATTATcagattttttataagaacctgaACCTTCCATCATtgcttataaaattaaaataacctGAGTTAAAATTTTACCATAACAACATTCCAGGATATAAATTCTATTACAATTCTCtctactttttttaattgtggTTGATCCCTTTTTCATCTGTACAACTTTGAAGCTAATTGCTTTGGGTTTCAGAATAATGacacaaaattgatataaaCGCTGTATTTCTATTGGAATGAGTAGACACAACACGTTCAGTATACGTTGGACTATTTATAGAAATTTTGGAGAATGGGTAGGAATGCAGGTGCCACCTTCATGCGTTGTCACATGCACAATTTATGCATATTCTGACCGTCAGGATATGCATCATAGGCGTTTTCATAAGTAAGACGCATGAGGCAGACGAGATGGCCTGAACGTCAGACACATGAGACAGATGAGATGTCCTCAGCGTTGGACGCAATGAGACGCCCTAGCATTAAACGCATGAGGCAGATGAGATGCCCTGAGTGTCAGGCGCATCAACATGCCCATAATGTCAGGCGCATTTTTGCTAGTCAAGTGTTGCTGATTGAGATGTCCTGAGCGTTAATTTTGTTTCAAGTACGCAATTAGAACAGCAAATATTGTGAACACATGTATACATGCCCTGGACGTTAGGTACTACAATGTCTTGTGTCAACACATTACTTGACTAGACGGCTGACGAAGGAGGCTCACCTTATCCACCAATTAAAGTAGAGGCTACCTACAGATTCGCTGTTTTTACCCCTGTACTAAAACCCTGACATAACATTGGCTAAAAGAAATGCCAGGGACACCTTAAGCATAAGCAAATTTTCTGGCTGTGTTGCGCAGGCGCTCCCATAACAGCTTTGATGCAGTTGTCTTTAGTTGTATTGGAGACTTTCATGATATATTTCGGCAATGTCTGCATTCCATTGCAGCATGgaatatgctcaactcattttgcacatattttctcgAAGGTACGAAGGATAAAACACCTgtgaaaaggctttttccagaaaaaagggatgttccaaatatttttatggaatataaaatatgtcattcaaAAGAGAattgtcatgaattttttgcaaaaaacctaaaaaaaaaatttgtttcctttacagtaaccttaaaagaactacgtagacataaatctcttttgcctggccccttcgttgttggtaaccatgtcttacacaagaaatccagccatgtggttcttaactaatgcggaggtgaatgccgacagagcacggatgaagcaagtctgcaaaactacACTTACAGGCAGAATAGactggatttaattgtagataatttcttcaggtccgaatttaatggatttttttcttcatgcctgacgaaacccacgtgcgatgtaaatttttttgaagttttaagccACGTGAatagagattttttttaacttgaaaacaaagcatatttttgcctatttgcttgtgatgacctgaaaagtgaacaattaatataaaaatgacagtatag encodes the following:
- the LOC130630634 gene encoding proliferating cell nuclear antigen-like; translation: MFEAKLEDGTPLKKLIESMKDLFTDVNFDCTAAGISCQAMDSSHVCLCSVLLKADSFDPYRCDRNLTLGMNCVTLSKILKCAGNDESITVRAEDNADTVSFVYEKPNQERVSKFEMKVMDIDSEHLGIPDQEYDAIIRLPSHEFSRICRDLSQFGDTVTIAATKDGIRFSCSGETGNGSITLRQSSSVDSKEDEEVSIELNEAVTQTYAMRFLILFSKAQSLSKSVALSICQDVPLVVEYKIGDCGHIRYFLAPKIDDDIRDDMEQGGDNDEGQQNEN